Below is a genomic region from Primulina eburnea isolate SZY01 chromosome 9, ASM2296580v1, whole genome shotgun sequence.
AAATATGGTTTTTGGGActtgatttatgaaaaagaGTTGATGAGAAAATAGAGAGACATTTGAGTGAAATTTTAATGATTGGGTTTGAGAGGAgaagtttttaaataatttatttaatagatgattttttttttttttaaagtggcACGTAGGGGTGTCAACCGGGTGAGTTGGGTCgggtttcgggtcaacccgcgaaatttttttttcaacccgaacTCAACCCGAAAACCCCCCAACCCAAACACGAACCCGTATAACTCGACTCAACCTGTCTAACccgaaattttttaaaaaaattaatgaaaaaaattcaaaaaaataaaaaataataataattttttaatttaaacacataataacaaaattttcgatttaaatttgaaagtttaatcgtagaaaattaaaaatatatttactaaatcaaataaaaaattgttaaaaaattaaaatatgcaaaataaatattaaatgatgaaaatttatcatataatatacaataaaatttgttcaaacgtacaatatataaaaatataggtaatattttcaaaaaaaaagtttGTGGGTCAACCCGCGACCCGAACCGACCCGACCAGAAACCCGCATAACATGGCACTAACCcgaacccaacccgaacccgaaaaactcCAACccaaacctgatttttttcgtgttgggTCGTATCGAGTTGAAGGATTGTGTCGCATGTCAGAGTTATATTATCTCAGTCTCCAAGACGTCGACTGCATGCCCGAGCTTTTGAAGAGGAGAAATCGAAACTGGAGAATCTGTGACTGTAAGAGGTAACTCTTATTCTATGATAAATCGAAAAGTTTTAGAACAATTAAACTGTCCACAAAGAAGAATCAGACCCAATCCATTATAAGCAACAACatcattttatgatttttcaCTGGATTAAAGGAGTTAATTCGTTGCAGATTTGATTTATGCCTACCATATGTCGATTCTGGTGTAAGGAGCCTTGCGTAATCTTATTTTCGACTGACGAGTCTTGTTGCTAGTACTGATATATGGGGCCTCGTGTGAAGTGATTCATATTGTTCGTCTGTGTCATTTCATCTGTCTAGCAAAAGGTCGTATCAAATTTTCTATATGAATTATTAGATTTTAACATGGGAAGGAAGAAACCAGATTGGGGTGGTGTTGATACAAAGGCTAAGCCAAGTGGTAAAGAGAAGTTGTCTCTGTCTGCAAGGCTTGCGAGTATGGACTCGACACCTGAAAAACCAAAGAAAGGACCAAGCTTGACATCTACTAAGCCCCAATCAAAGGCAGGTCCAAAGGTGCATCTTACACCAATGAGATTGATTTTCGCACGGACCGTACTCGAGCTTTGGATCAATGTCCCCAGAAGGAAGGAGTATGCCCGCGTGTTTCAACGAGAACACCGAAAAAACCTACCCGAGGCTCCCTTCACTCTCTTTAAATAAGACCGGGGGTCACTCGCTTCCTCGGAGGAGGAAGATGATGAGGAGCAGCTGGAGTTCAATAAGACAAGCAAACAGCCAAGTAGACAAAATAGAAGTTCTACAAAAATATACATTCTAAATGAACATCACATCACATCACATCACATGCCGGGAGAGATTCACGATGTACATATACACTGGATGACGATGCAACAAGAATCTAAACCATTGCTAACAAAATTTACTACTCAGAACCCACTTCAAGAGCTAAACACACAAACCATAATCTTCAACCATAAAGAACCGGACTCGTATTATGTCTTATAGTAGTGAACAGTGATCCTTAGCCGTAGCATCGAATTGGGTCGTTGCAACCTTTCTCACTTGATTGCCTGAAACCAAATCGGCCACCTTTTGCAAGATACTGCTGGTGATACTCCTCTGCTCGGTAAAATTTCTTGGCTGGAAGTATCTCGGTGACAATTTCTCTGTCGAGGAGTTTTTGTTGCCTATCTTTTGACTCGATGGCTGCTTTTTCTTGCTTGGGTGTATAGAAGTATATTCCAGATCTGTACTGAGTCCCTACGTCATTACCCTGCATTTTCACAGAAACTGATTGATAATAAGCCATTGGAAACAAGAATGGTCCAAATTGAGACAAGGGCGTGTTTTACCATGCCTGCGTAGGACCAAAAGAAATCATGAAATGGCTACTAACTTTGAGAGGCTATCCCACCTAATTAATTAGTTTTTCGAGTATAGACACCAAccaatttattttgatttgcTTGCAGTAATTATTTTGACGGCCTTAACAATGGGTGATGGATTATATTATTACAACAAGTAAAAGTAAAACTTCAAATTTGAAGATATTTTTCCTCCACGAATGGCAACTGATCCTACAGCTAAGTGCTAACTCTGCTGCTATCCAAAGAAAGCTCATAAAATTTCTATATTTTCCCCATAATCGAAACTGATTTATCATTGCTCGTTGAAACAAAACGAGGGGCTATTAATATCATCAAAGAGAGCATGATACACAGAAAGGAAGTAAAGTCGGATCACTTAACTGTAATGAAAATTACCCATACAGAGTCAAAAGCAAAGGCAAGAAGATATCATAACACAACCGATACAAGTTAAGACTTATCCACTGCGGTGTATGGAATTTTCAGCACAACAACAAAATCAGAATTCTCTTATCTATGAAGTGATTGAGATTTATTATCACATAGACCCACACCAATCCCAATTCGTGCCAATATTCCGATAGCACTTAATCACATTTTTCGGTTATTTTACTTTACAAAGTCAGAAAAAGCATTTTCCAAATTCGGAAATTACACTAAATAGTTTGATAAACTATGATGAGATGCAAAAATTGAGAAGTTCAAACCTTGATAGCATGGCTAATGCATGCATGACACGAAATAAGCTAAAGAAAGCATCTATTGTAAATCAACAACAGTCTTTCAGTTACTTCCTTTTTTCCGCTTGATTCAGAATATATTTCATATCAATTCCGCAAAATAGCCTGAATTTCACTAATAATAGCCAATAAATCACAAGTTCTCAAAAAtctaaacaaatttaaaaatacaCAAGAAATCTGAACTTATTTTCAGCTTTGGTAGCCCGCTGGTTAGCACCGAACGTACAAAAATACAACAAGAAAGCCATCAAACAGaaatcagaaccgattccaATCACAAAAACATGAAATCCTTAAGAACCCCAAAACCAATAAATCAAACAAAAGAACCCGGAGTACCCACTTGGCGATTGAGCGTTGTGGGGTCATGCCTGGCCCAGAAAACATCAAGCAAAGCCTCAAAGCTGCACTCTTTCGGATCATACTGAAGCCGAACCACTTCCGAATGATTCGTAGTACCCGTGCACACATCCTCGTAAGTGGGATTGTGCAAATACCCTTGCGTGTACCCAACCTCCGTCTTGGTCACACCCGGCACCCTCTGGAAAGCCAATTCGGTTCCCCAGAAGCAACCGGCCCCGAATTGGGCAAACTCCTGACCCGGAGCCGGTGTGTCGTCATCCGGGCCCTGCGCAATGGAAGACGAGGAGTCGACGGCGGAATCGGAAGCGGAACGCAGACCGAATCCAAACTTGTTGAGCCAGCTCATCCTGGGGGCGGCGAAGAGATTGGAGGGCCGGGGGATGGGGGTACAAGGGAAATTAAAGGGTTTGAGCGGGGGCAGCTTGGGAAGGGAAAAAGAAGGCTTGAAGATGGAGGAGAGGAGGGGAAGAGAGGAAATGGAGGAGGTTTTTAGGAGCATTTTTGCAGGGATATTACGTGTCGGAGGAAGTTGGTTCAGTTCTAaagtaatatatattatttggattttcagaatattatattttaatgtaATAAATActtaatatcatatatattataGTAAAAGATGCACATGGGAGGTCGACTGGGATGACCTCCGAGATGACCTCTCGTGCTTCCCTGAATGCCGAGTTCTCAACTAGATGGGCTACCGAGAGCGGGTCGAGCCCATCCTCAATCCGGGGGTATCACGAGTCCCCCCCTCAAGTCGAACTGACGTTGTAGACCAAAGCTCGTTGTGGTTTGAGCTCTCGGTGTCCCATAGGCTGTCGTGAGATAAGTCGGTCAGGCACTTGGAGCTCGGCAAACACTAAATAATAACATGATGAGGTCATACTGAGAGAGGTCGACCGGGAGCTCGGCCCAACACTTCATTAAATAATAACACGAAGAGGTCATCCTGAGGAAGGTCGACCGGAGCTCGGCCCACAACCATAAAATAATAACCCGAGGAGATCATCCTGAGAGAGGTCGGCCGGGCTATGGGAGCTCGACCCCACACTTGATAGATAATAACCTGATGAGGTCATCCTCAGGGAGGTCGGCTGGGAGATCGTCCTCATAAAATAATAACCCGAGGAGGTCATCCCGAGGGAGGTCGATTGGGAGCTCGGCCCAACACTTGATAGATAATAACCTGATGAGGTCATCCTCAGGGAGGTCGATTGGGAGCTCGGCCCAACACCATAAAATAATAACCTGAGGAGATCATCCTGAGAGAGGTCGGCCGGGCTATGGGAGCTCGACCCCACACTTGATAGATAATAACCTGATGAGGTCATCCTCAGGGAGGTCGGCTGGGAGATCGTCCTCATAAAATAATAACCCGAGGAGGTCATCTCGAGGGAGGTCGATTGGGAACTCGGCCCAACAATTGATAGATAATAACCTGATGAAGTCATCCTCAGGGAGGTCGATTGGGAGCTCGGCCCAACACCATAAAATAATAACCCGAGGAGATCATCCTGAGAGAAGTCGATCGGGCTATGGGAACTCGGCCCAACACTTAGATGATAACCCGAGGAGGTAATCTCGAGGAGGTCGGCTGAACTTTTTAATAGAATAATAACTCGGTAAGATCATGCCATGGGAGGTAAGCTCGGCCATGGGAGGTCGGCACAACCCTTCACAAAATAATAACTCGGTAAGATCATGCCGTGGGAGGTAAGCTCGGCCATGGGAGGTCGGCTTAACTTTTCAAGAAAATAATAACTCTGTAAGATCATGCTGTGGGAGGTAAGCTCGGCCATGGGAGGTCGCGCTGAGGGAGCtcggctcggccatgggaggtCGGCTGAACTTTTTAATAGAATAATAACTCGGTAAGATCATGCCATGGGAGGTAAGCTCGGCCATGGGAGGTCGGCACAACCCTTCACAAAATAATAACTAGGTAAGATCATGCCGTGGGAGGTAAGCTCGGTCATGGGAGGTCGGCTTAActtttcaataaaataataactctGTAATATCATGCTGTGGGAGGTAAGCTCGGCCCTGGGAGGTCGCGCTGTGGGAGCtcggctcggccatgggaggtCGGCTGAACTTTTTAATAGAATAATAACTTGGTAAAAACAAAACATTTCTGAGCtcggctcggccatgggagctCGCCCAGCCACTTAACCATAATGACCGAGTAAAAATAAAATAGCGATGAGCTCGGCTCGGCCATAGGAGCTCGGTCAGCCACTTAGCCATAACTTTGAACCGTAAAACTTATGCCGAGCTGAGGTGAGCTATGAGGCTCCTGAACCGAGTGAGGGTGAGGACCCCTGTCATGCTGGGCATAGCCAAGaagaggtgagctctgggctcttGGCTGAGGGTGAGAACCCTTGTCATACttgacgtgaccaagatgaggtgagccctgggctcctgaactggctgagggtgaaaacccttatcatacttggcgtgaccaagatgaggtaagctctgggctcctgaattgactgagggtgaaaacccttatcatactttgcgtgaccaagatgaggtgagccctgggctcctgaactggctgagggtgaaaacccttatcatacttggcgtgaccaagatgaggtgagctctgggctcctgaactgcctgagggtgaaaacccttatcatacttggcgtgaccaagatgaggtaagctctgggctcctgaagtgactgagggtgaaaacccttatcatactttgcgtgaccaagatgaggtaagccctgggctcctgaactggctgagggtgaaaacccttatcatacttggcgtgaccaagatgaggtgagctctgggctcctgaactgcctgatggtgaaaacccttatcatacttggcgtgaccaagatgaggtgagccctgggctcctgaactggctgagggtgaaaacccttatcatacttggcgtgaccaagatgaggtgagttctgggctcctgaactgactgagggtcaaaacccttttcatacttggcgtgaccaagataaggtgagctctgggctcctgaactgactgagggtcaaaacccttttcatacttggcgtgaccaagatgaggtgagctctgggctcctgaactgactgagggtgaaaaccctattcaaacttggcgtaaccaagatgaggtgagctataggctcctgaactgactgagggtgaaaaccctattCAAACTTGGCGTAACCAAGACGAGGTGAGCTTCGGGGCTTCTGCAAGACATGGTGAAAACCCGTGTAAGcttcaataattttaataattgacAGAATAAAAGAAATTAAAGGTATAATATCTAAGTGATGTTATTTGCGGAGGTTGTAAGCATTCCATGGCCTCTTCAATTTCTTCTCTGCCAGATCTTCGAAGTAGTAGGCACCCGAACTAAGCTTTCCCATCAACTTGAATGGTCCTTCCCATCTTGGATCTAACTCTGCCACTTGAAAGCCCATCTGAATGACCTTTCTATTGTACGATTGGGCTGTGCGTCTCTTGTAAGCTTCCATCCTTATGGCCGCGGCTTCCTGCTTTTCTTCCAAGAAATCTAAGTCCGCCGCTCGCCTCTCACTGTTTCGTTCATCATAGAATATTACTCGGGAGGTCTCTTCGTCATCTCTG
It encodes:
- the LOC140841115 gene encoding peptide methionine sulfoxide reductase A1-like, giving the protein MLLKTSSISSLPLLSSIFKPSFSLPKLPPLKPFNFPCTPIPRPSNLFAAPRMSWLNKFGFGLRSASDSAVDSSSSIAQGPDDDTPAPGQEFAQFGAGCFWGTELAFQRVPGVTKTEVGYTQGYLHNPTYEDVCTGTTNHSEVVRLQYDPKECSFEALLDVFWARHDPTTLNRQGNDVGTQYRSGIYFYTPKQEKAAIESKDRQQKLLDREIVTEILPAKKFYRAEEYHQQYLAKGGRFGFRQSSEKGCNDPIRCYG